The Thermocrinis ruber genome has a window encoding:
- the lpxD gene encoding UDP-3-O-(3-hydroxymyristoyl)glucosamine N-acyltransferase — protein MRFNSKDIADLVGGLLFGENLELVGVSSLENPKEKTLIFCPSERDAERVKDVKDTTLVVSKPVEHPSYILVKDTRLALAIVLEKLYPEEHPTGISEKAHVESSAVLGEDVYVGPFAYIGKNVVLERGVKVYPFSYIGDHSFVGENTVIFSGVHIYPRTVIGKNVRIHSGAVIGADGFGYHITKEGIIKLNHIGNVVIEDNVEIGANTTIDRAMLDSTIVGKETKIDNLVMVAHNCRLGERNIIVSQVGLSGSVKTGRNVVLAGQVGVADHVNIGDNVQVAAKSGVSKDLEPNKIYGAALPAMEWSKWKRIYVYLLKLPELFKK, from the coding sequence ATGAGGTTTAACTCTAAGGATATTGCAGACTTGGTAGGTGGTTTGCTTTTTGGTGAAAACTTAGAACTTGTAGGCGTGTCTTCTCTGGAGAACCCAAAGGAGAAAACTTTGATCTTTTGTCCCTCCGAGAGGGATGCGGAAAGGGTAAAGGATGTAAAAGACACCACCTTGGTGGTTTCAAAGCCAGTAGAACATCCAAGCTACATACTGGTAAAAGACACAAGGCTTGCCTTGGCTATCGTTCTGGAAAAGCTATATCCAGAAGAGCATCCCACGGGCATCTCCGAAAAGGCCCACGTGGAAAGCTCGGCAGTGTTGGGAGAGGATGTCTATGTGGGACCATTCGCTTACATTGGAAAAAACGTAGTCCTTGAAAGAGGCGTAAAGGTTTATCCTTTTAGCTACATCGGAGACCACTCCTTTGTGGGAGAAAACACGGTTATCTTCAGCGGAGTTCATATATACCCAAGGACCGTTATAGGAAAGAATGTGCGTATCCACAGTGGAGCGGTCATAGGGGCAGACGGCTTTGGCTATCACATAACCAAGGAGGGCATAATCAAGCTGAACCATATAGGCAATGTGGTCATTGAGGACAATGTGGAAATAGGCGCAAACACTACCATAGACAGGGCAATGCTTGACAGCACCATTGTGGGAAAGGAAACCAAAATAGATAACCTTGTTATGGTTGCCCACAACTGTCGTTTGGGGGAGAGAAACATAATAGTAAGTCAGGTTGGGCTCTCGGGAAGTGTAAAAACTGGCAGGAATGTCGTTCTTGCTGGGCAGGTGGGTGTAGCGGACCATGTGAATATAGGCGACAACGTGCAAGTTGCCGCAAAGTCTGGGGTATCAAAGGACTTGGAGCCCAACAAGATTTACGGAGCAGCACTGCCAGCTATGGAGTGGAGCAAGTGGAAAAGGATCTACGTTTATCTTTTAAAACTTCCGGAGCTCTTCAAGAAATGA
- the gcvPB gene encoding aminomethyl-transferring glycine dehydrogenase subunit GcvPB → MELIFELSEKGRKGYRLPKLDVPAVDVAQYLGEYYREDLNFPEVSELDVVRHYTKLSQRNYAIDTTMVPLGSCTMKYNPKINEELARIEAFTQMHPFVPEDCVQGTLRLMYELKELLKELSGFAEVCLQPAAGAQGELLGLLLITAYHRDRGNTHKNKILVPDSAHGTNPASASICGLEVVSVKSDANGELDWEDFIKKLDDRTAGLMLTNPNTLGIFERKVKKLADALHQKDALLYMDGANFNALVDVAKPATWGVDVMHFNLHKTFSTPHGGGGPGAGPVGVSEKLKPYLPVPQVEFNGQRYYLNWDIPKSVGKVLTFYGHVGVMLRALAYILSYGKEIDKVSKFAVLNARYLYSLLKDVLWDPYPSSPKMHEVVFSMQKTGISPLDLAKALLDKGFYAPTVYFPLVVKDALMIEPTETESPRTIRAFANAIKEILQQDPEEVKTSPKTTPVRRIKEAEANRKPILRASLA, encoded by the coding sequence GTGGAGCTGATATTTGAGCTTTCTGAGAAAGGAAGGAAAGGGTACAGGCTACCCAAGTTGGATGTGCCGGCGGTGGATGTAGCCCAGTATCTTGGCGAATACTACAGAGAGGACTTGAACTTCCCGGAGGTCTCGGAGCTTGACGTGGTAAGACATTACACAAAGCTCTCCCAGAGAAATTACGCCATAGACACCACCATGGTGCCCCTTGGCTCCTGCACCATGAAATACAACCCCAAGATCAACGAAGAACTGGCTAGGATAGAAGCCTTCACACAGATGCACCCCTTTGTTCCGGAAGATTGCGTCCAAGGCACCCTCAGGCTTATGTATGAGCTCAAGGAGCTTTTAAAGGAGCTTAGCGGTTTTGCGGAGGTTTGTCTTCAGCCCGCTGCCGGTGCACAGGGGGAGCTACTTGGCTTACTGCTAATAACCGCCTATCACCGAGATAGAGGAAATACCCACAAAAACAAAATATTGGTGCCAGACTCCGCCCATGGCACAAACCCAGCTTCTGCCAGCATATGTGGTTTGGAGGTGGTAAGTGTTAAAAGCGACGCAAACGGAGAGTTAGACTGGGAGGATTTCATAAAAAAGCTTGACGACAGAACCGCAGGGCTTATGCTAACAAATCCGAACACCCTGGGCATATTTGAGAGAAAGGTAAAAAAGCTCGCAGATGCCCTGCATCAAAAGGATGCTCTCCTTTACATGGACGGTGCCAACTTCAACGCCTTAGTTGATGTGGCAAAGCCCGCTACTTGGGGAGTGGATGTTATGCACTTTAACCTCCATAAAACCTTTTCCACGCCCCACGGAGGTGGTGGTCCGGGTGCTGGTCCCGTGGGAGTTTCAGAAAAATTAAAGCCCTACCTGCCTGTGCCACAGGTGGAGTTTAACGGTCAAAGGTATTACCTCAATTGGGACATTCCCAAAAGCGTGGGTAAGGTGCTTACCTTTTACGGACACGTGGGTGTGATGCTTAGGGCTCTGGCATACATCCTGTCCTACGGCAAGGAGATAGACAAGGTATCAAAGTTTGCAGTTTTGAACGCAAGGTATTTATACAGCCTTCTTAAGGATGTTCTATGGGATCCATACCCAAGCTCACCCAAAATGCACGAAGTGGTCTTTTCTATGCAAAAAACCGGCATAAGTCCCTTAGACTTAGCTAAAGCCCTTTTGGACAAAGGCTTTTACGCACCCACTGTCTACTTCCCCCTCGTGGTCAAGGATGCACTCATGATTGAACCTACAGAAACAGAGAGCCCAAGAACTATAAGGGCTTTTGCCAATGCCATAAAGGAAATACTCCAGCAGGACCCGGAGGAGGTAAAAACCAGTCCAAAAACTACACCGGTGAGAAGAATAAAGGAGGCAGAAGCCAACAGAAAGCCAATTCTTAGAGCCTCATTGGCATGA
- the tyrS gene encoding tyrosine--tRNA ligase, producing MLSPEEQLSIIKRGTVEIIEEEELLKKLKEGRPLRVKAGFDPTAPDLHLGHTVLLQKLRQFQQLGHEVYFVIGDFTAMIGDPTGRSETRPPLSREEVLENAKTYEHQVFKILDPEKTNIVFNSAWLSELGTEGIIRLAGKYTVARMLERDDFSKRFKEGIPIYIHEFIYPLLQGYDSVFLKADVELGGTDQKFNLLVGRDLQRAFGQEPQVCITLPLLVGLDGVRKMSKSYQNYVAIQEEPESMFGKIMSISDDLMWEYYTLLTDYTEEEIENFKKNLHPMEAKKKLAHYIVERFHGKEQADKALEFFVKTFSQREFPEDAPIIEVPYGLKRRAYELLFELGIEGSKNSARRVVEGGGLRINGTKVEDPNQEIEVKEELRLQVGKKRFYRVVPK from the coding sequence ATGCTCTCTCCTGAAGAACAGCTGAGCATTATAAAAAGAGGTACTGTTGAGATCATTGAAGAGGAAGAGCTTTTGAAAAAACTGAAGGAAGGAAGACCCCTGAGGGTAAAGGCGGGCTTTGACCCAACCGCACCGGACCTGCATCTTGGTCATACGGTTTTACTTCAAAAACTTAGGCAGTTCCAACAGCTTGGACACGAGGTCTATTTTGTGATCGGAGACTTTACTGCCATGATTGGGGACCCCACAGGCAGGAGCGAAACAAGGCCTCCCCTCTCAAGGGAGGAGGTATTGGAAAACGCCAAAACTTACGAGCATCAGGTTTTCAAAATCCTTGACCCAGAAAAGACCAACATAGTTTTCAACAGCGCCTGGCTTTCTGAGCTTGGAACCGAAGGGATCATAAGGCTGGCAGGAAAATACACGGTGGCAAGGATGTTAGAAAGGGATGACTTTTCAAAGCGCTTTAAAGAAGGCATTCCCATATACATTCATGAGTTCATATATCCTCTACTGCAGGGCTACGACTCGGTTTTTTTGAAGGCGGATGTAGAGCTCGGTGGCACAGACCAAAAGTTTAACCTTCTGGTGGGAAGGGACCTACAGAGGGCCTTTGGACAGGAACCGCAAGTTTGCATAACCCTGCCACTGCTTGTAGGCTTAGACGGCGTGAGAAAAATGTCCAAATCCTACCAAAACTACGTAGCCATACAGGAAGAGCCGGAAAGTATGTTTGGCAAGATCATGTCCATCTCAGACGACCTTATGTGGGAGTACTACACCCTCTTAACCGACTACACAGAGGAGGAGATAGAGAACTTCAAGAAAAACTTGCACCCAATGGAGGCTAAAAAGAAGCTTGCCCACTATATAGTAGAGCGTTTCCACGGCAAAGAGCAGGCGGACAAGGCTTTAGAGTTCTTCGTTAAAACCTTCTCCCAGAGAGAATTTCCCGAGGATGCCCCCATCATAGAGGTTCCCTATGGTCTTAAAAGGAGGGCTTACGAGCTTTTGTTTGAGCTTGGTATAGAGGGTTCCAAAAACTCCGCCCGAAGGGTGGTGGAAGGAGGAGGCTTAAGGATAAACGGTACAAAGGTGGAGGACCCAAACCAAGAGATAGAGGTAAAAGAAGAGCTTCGCCTTCAGGTGGGTAAAAAGAGATTTTACAGGGTGGTGCCTAAATGA
- a CDS encoding fumarate hydratase yields the protein MPREIEYEKIVEAVKEIALRANYKLPKDVVHAFQQALEREESELGREVLRQILLNAEAAEKEEMAYCQDTGVAVVFVEIGQEVCVVGGSLRDAIEEGVRRAYTEGYLRASMVYDPVFERKNTKDNTPPIIHYEIVPGDRLKLIFAPKGAGSENTSRLAMLKPADGWEGVKRFVLETVKLAGPNACPPFTVGVGIGGNFEYCALLAKKALLRPVGERSKDPVARRIEEELLEEINKIGWGPMGFGGTTTAIDVKVELYPCHIASLPVAVNIQCHASRHAEVEL from the coding sequence ATGCCGAGGGAAATTGAATATGAAAAGATAGTGGAGGCGGTGAAAGAAATTGCCCTTAGGGCAAACTATAAGTTGCCCAAAGATGTGGTTCATGCTTTCCAGCAGGCCTTGGAAAGGGAAGAGTCTGAACTGGGAAGGGAGGTTCTCAGGCAGATTCTACTAAACGCAGAGGCTGCAGAAAAGGAGGAGATGGCTTACTGTCAGGATACAGGTGTGGCGGTGGTTTTTGTGGAGATAGGGCAGGAAGTCTGCGTAGTGGGAGGCTCTCTGAGGGATGCCATAGAGGAGGGTGTAAGGCGGGCATACACGGAGGGCTACCTTAGGGCTTCCATGGTCTATGACCCTGTTTTTGAAAGAAAGAACACAAAGGACAACACACCACCCATAATACACTATGAAATTGTCCCTGGTGATAGGTTAAAGCTCATCTTTGCTCCAAAGGGTGCAGGTTCAGAAAACACTTCACGCTTGGCAATGCTAAAGCCCGCCGATGGGTGGGAAGGAGTAAAAAGGTTCGTTCTGGAGACGGTAAAGCTGGCAGGTCCCAATGCGTGCCCTCCCTTTACGGTGGGTGTGGGCATAGGTGGAAACTTTGAGTACTGTGCGTTGCTAGCAAAGAAAGCCCTGCTCAGACCAGTGGGAGAAAGAAGCAAAGACCCTGTAGCGAGAAGGATAGAGGAGGAGCTCCTTGAGGAGATAAACAAGATCGGATGGGGACCCATGGGCTTTGGTGGTACCACAACAGCCATTGACGTGAAGGTGGAGCTCTATCCGTGCCATATAGCGTCCTTGCCCGTAGCTGTGAATATTCAATGTCATGCATCAAGGCACGCGGAGGTGGAGCTTTGA
- a CDS encoding glycosyltransferase family 2 protein, translated as MGLSVLILTKNEEKNIKRAIESVKDIADEIVVLDSGSTDRTVEIAKSLGAKVFFHEWDGYPQQLNRGIGLCSEDWVLVLDADEEVSEELRNSISKAISSHTAEVYMVCRKTYYLGKFLEHTWYPEWRVRLFKKGLVRFEGDLHEQAVFKGKAHKLKGDLYHYSYENLYHQYEKTLKYAKIMAEAYHKKGRKFRFYNLLFNPLWSFFKVYFLQRGFLDGVRGFLVAFSSFFYTFLKYMFLLELELKEKYKENLWKR; from the coding sequence ATGGGTCTTTCTGTTTTGATCCTAACAAAAAACGAAGAGAAAAACATAAAAAGGGCAATTGAAAGCGTGAAAGACATTGCCGACGAAATTGTAGTTCTTGATTCGGGCTCCACCGACAGAACGGTAGAAATTGCCAAAAGCCTTGGAGCAAAGGTATTTTTCCATGAGTGGGATGGATATCCACAACAACTCAATAGAGGTATAGGGCTATGCTCAGAGGATTGGGTTTTGGTCTTGGACGCAGACGAAGAAGTCTCGGAGGAGCTAAGAAATTCTATATCAAAAGCCATATCTTCCCATACTGCGGAGGTTTATATGGTTTGCAGAAAAACCTACTACCTTGGTAAATTTCTTGAGCACACTTGGTATCCCGAATGGAGGGTTCGGCTTTTTAAAAAGGGTCTGGTAAGGTTTGAAGGAGATCTCCACGAGCAAGCGGTCTTCAAAGGAAAGGCGCACAAGCTAAAGGGAGACCTCTATCACTACTCTTATGAAAACCTCTACCATCAGTATGAAAAGACCTTAAAGTATGCAAAGATAATGGCGGAAGCTTACCATAAGAAGGGCAGAAAGTTTAGGTTTTATAATCTTCTGTTTAACCCACTGTGGAGCTTTTTTAAGGTTTATTTTCTTCAAAGGGGCTTTCTGGACGGTGTTAGAGGCTTTTTGGTAGCCTTTTCCTCATTTTTTTATACCTTTTTGAAATACATGTTTCTCCTTGAGCTTGAGCTAAAAGAGAAATACAAAGAGAACCTTTGGAAGAGATAA
- a CDS encoding MBL fold metallo-hydrolase, giving the protein MILKVIPVGPLSMNCSVIIDEDTGQSVVIDPGADLDAILKALEGTTPKYILATHGHIDHVGQVKGLKERLGVPFLVHKEDLFLLNDPIWKGFDLYVGADLPCPEPDDFLEEGMELSFGKIRLKVLHTPGHTPGHCCFYSEENLLIAGDLLFRGSVGRWDLPGGNLEDLKKSLRRVVLELPEDVRVITGHGEETTIGREKRFNPLLREILSR; this is encoded by the coding sequence ATGATCCTAAAGGTTATTCCTGTGGGACCTTTAAGTATGAACTGTTCTGTGATTATAGATGAGGACACGGGGCAGTCGGTGGTAATAGACCCGGGGGCAGATTTGGATGCGATTTTAAAGGCATTGGAGGGAACCACGCCCAAGTATATCCTTGCTACCCACGGACACATAGACCACGTGGGACAGGTTAAGGGTTTAAAGGAAAGGTTGGGTGTTCCCTTTTTGGTGCATAAGGAAGACCTTTTCTTGCTCAACGACCCAATATGGAAGGGCTTTGACCTTTATGTAGGTGCAGACCTGCCCTGCCCTGAGCCCGATGACTTTTTGGAGGAGGGTATGGAACTTAGCTTTGGAAAGATAAGGTTGAAGGTCCTACACACACCCGGGCATACACCCGGACACTGCTGTTTTTACTCAGAGGAAAACCTGCTCATTGCAGGCGACTTGCTCTTTAGGGGTTCCGTAGGACGCTGGGACCTACCGGGTGGTAACTTGGAGGATTTGAAAAAGTCCTTGCGTAGGGTGGTTTTGGAACTTCCGGAGGATGTGCGCGTGATCACCGGACACGGAGAGGAAACTACCATAGGAAGGGAAAAAAGGTTCAACCCACTGCTGAGGGAGATTCTGAGCCGTTGA